One Pogoniulus pusillus isolate bPogPus1 chromosome 22, bPogPus1.pri, whole genome shotgun sequence DNA segment encodes these proteins:
- the NEURL1B gene encoding E3 ubiquitin-protein ligase NEURL1B isoform X1: MGNAESVPSSAAGTDTSHQTRAVSSRPYYSLPNSSHERRSVLAITEPPRFHSQAKGKNVRLDAHSRKATRRNSFCNGVTFTNRPIHLYEKVRLKLVAVHHGWSGALRFGFTIHDPSQMSSDEIPKYACPDLVTRPGYWAKALPERFAVRDNILAFWVDRHGRVFYSINDEEPILFHCGIKVSGPLWALIDVYGITHEVQILDSMFAETMTSARLSTARLSTCLPQSNHDSANFNNNELENNQVVAKIANLNLSRVPGFGTDNHIIPCCPSRRQRAQGVPAFLDTDLRFHPTRGPDVTFSQDRMVACTNWQESNRTLVFSDRPLHVGESLFVEVGHLGLPYYGALSFGITSCDPSTLRTNELPADPDFLLDRKEYWVVYRAFPVLSNGDILSFMVLPNGEVHHGVNGVSRGMLMCVDTSQSLWVFFTIHGVINQLKILGTVQSSPVTVSPSGSPGGSQYDSDSDMAFSVNRSSSASESSLVTAPSSPLSPPISPVFPPPEPSSSKNGECTVCFDSEVDTVIYTCGHMCLCNTCGLKLKKQLNACCPICRRVIKDVIKIYRP; this comes from the exons ACACAAGCCACCAGACCCGCGCCGTCTCCAGCCGCCCCTACTACAGCTTGCCCAACAGCAGCCATGAGAGACGCTCGGTCCTTGCTATCACGGAGCCGCCGCGGTTCCACTCCCAGGCCAAAGGCAAGAACGTGCGTCTGGACGCTCACTCCCGCAAGGCCACGCGGAGGAACAGTTTCTGCAACGGGGTCACCTTCACCAACCGGCCCATCCACCTCTATGAGAAAGTCAGGCTGAAGCTGGTGGCTGTGCACCACGGCTGGAGTGGGGCTCTACGCTTCGGATTCACCATTCACGACCCGTCGCAGATGAGCTCTGATGAGATACCAAAGTATGCCTGTCCGGACCTAGTGACACGGCCTGGATACTGGGCCAAAGCTTTGCCAGAGAGGTTTGCTGTCAGAGACAATATCTTGGCCTTCTGGGTTGACCGTCACGGGCGAGTTTTCTACAGTATTAACGACGAGGAGCCAATATTGTTTCACTGTGGTATTAAAGTTTCCGGTCCTCTCTGGGCACTCATAGACGTCTATGGAATCACCCATGAAGTGCAGATACTAG ACAGCATGTTTGCAGAGACCATGACCAGTGCCCGGCTCAGCACTGCCCGGCTCAGCACTTGCCTTCCGCAGAGCAACCACGATTCAGCCAACTTCAATAACAACGAGCTGGAGAACAACCAAGTGGTGGCCAAAATTGCAAACCTAAACCTGAGTCGGGTACCAGGATTTGGGACAGACAACCACATCATCCCCTGTTGCCCAAGCCGACGGCAGCGTGCCCAGGGggtcccagccttcctggacacaGACCTGCGATTCCACCCCACCCGCGGGCCTGACGTCACCTTTTCTCAGGACCGAATGGTTGCGTGCACCAACTGGCAGGAAAGCAACAGGACCTTGGTGTTTTCTGACCGGCCTTTGCACGTTGGTGAGAGCCTGTTTGTGGAAGTGGGACACCTTGGGTTGCCCTACTACGGGGCTCTTTCTTTTGGCATCACCTCCTGTGATCCGAGTACGTTACGGACAAACGAGCTGCCGGCAGATCCAGACTTCCTGCTGGACCGCAAGGAGTACTGGGTGGTTTACCGAGCGTTCCCCGTCCTCAGCAACGGTGACATCCTCAGTTTCATGGTCTTGCCCAATGGAGAGGTGCACCACGGGGTGAACGGAGTCAGCCGAGGAATGCTGATGTGTGTGGACAcctcacagtctctctgggtgTTTTTTACAATCCATGGTGTAATCAACCAGCTCAAAATATTGG GCACTGTGCAGTCCAGCCCAGTGACCGTCTCTCCCTCAGGATCCCCTGGTGGCTCGCAGTATGACAGTGACTCGGACATGGCCTTCAGTGTCAACAGGTCATCGTCTGCTTCAGAGTCATCACTTG tgactgctcccagctcccccctGAGCCCTCCCATCTCTCCTGTCTTCCCCCCTCCAGAGCCATCAAGCAGCAAGAACGGGGAATGCACCGTTTGCTTTGACAGCGAGGTGGACACGGTGATCTACACCTGCGGACACATGTGCCTCTGCAACACCTGTGGTCTTAAGCTGAAGAAGCAGCTCAACGCCTGCTGCCCAATCTGCCGACGGGTCATCAAAGATGTTATTAAAATATACCGCCCTTAG
- the NEURL1B gene encoding E3 ubiquitin-protein ligase NEURL1B isoform X2, translated as MGNTVHKTLADTSHQTRAVSSRPYYSLPNSSHERRSVLAITEPPRFHSQAKGKNVRLDAHSRKATRRNSFCNGVTFTNRPIHLYEKVRLKLVAVHHGWSGALRFGFTIHDPSQMSSDEIPKYACPDLVTRPGYWAKALPERFAVRDNILAFWVDRHGRVFYSINDEEPILFHCGIKVSGPLWALIDVYGITHEVQILDSMFAETMTSARLSTARLSTCLPQSNHDSANFNNNELENNQVVAKIANLNLSRVPGFGTDNHIIPCCPSRRQRAQGVPAFLDTDLRFHPTRGPDVTFSQDRMVACTNWQESNRTLVFSDRPLHVGESLFVEVGHLGLPYYGALSFGITSCDPSTLRTNELPADPDFLLDRKEYWVVYRAFPVLSNGDILSFMVLPNGEVHHGVNGVSRGMLMCVDTSQSLWVFFTIHGVINQLKILGTVQSSPVTVSPSGSPGGSQYDSDSDMAFSVNRSSSASESSLVTAPSSPLSPPISPVFPPPEPSSSKNGECTVCFDSEVDTVIYTCGHMCLCNTCGLKLKKQLNACCPICRRVIKDVIKIYRP; from the exons ACACAAGCCACCAGACCCGCGCCGTCTCCAGCCGCCCCTACTACAGCTTGCCCAACAGCAGCCATGAGAGACGCTCGGTCCTTGCTATCACGGAGCCGCCGCGGTTCCACTCCCAGGCCAAAGGCAAGAACGTGCGTCTGGACGCTCACTCCCGCAAGGCCACGCGGAGGAACAGTTTCTGCAACGGGGTCACCTTCACCAACCGGCCCATCCACCTCTATGAGAAAGTCAGGCTGAAGCTGGTGGCTGTGCACCACGGCTGGAGTGGGGCTCTACGCTTCGGATTCACCATTCACGACCCGTCGCAGATGAGCTCTGATGAGATACCAAAGTATGCCTGTCCGGACCTAGTGACACGGCCTGGATACTGGGCCAAAGCTTTGCCAGAGAGGTTTGCTGTCAGAGACAATATCTTGGCCTTCTGGGTTGACCGTCACGGGCGAGTTTTCTACAGTATTAACGACGAGGAGCCAATATTGTTTCACTGTGGTATTAAAGTTTCCGGTCCTCTCTGGGCACTCATAGACGTCTATGGAATCACCCATGAAGTGCAGATACTAG ACAGCATGTTTGCAGAGACCATGACCAGTGCCCGGCTCAGCACTGCCCGGCTCAGCACTTGCCTTCCGCAGAGCAACCACGATTCAGCCAACTTCAATAACAACGAGCTGGAGAACAACCAAGTGGTGGCCAAAATTGCAAACCTAAACCTGAGTCGGGTACCAGGATTTGGGACAGACAACCACATCATCCCCTGTTGCCCAAGCCGACGGCAGCGTGCCCAGGGggtcccagccttcctggacacaGACCTGCGATTCCACCCCACCCGCGGGCCTGACGTCACCTTTTCTCAGGACCGAATGGTTGCGTGCACCAACTGGCAGGAAAGCAACAGGACCTTGGTGTTTTCTGACCGGCCTTTGCACGTTGGTGAGAGCCTGTTTGTGGAAGTGGGACACCTTGGGTTGCCCTACTACGGGGCTCTTTCTTTTGGCATCACCTCCTGTGATCCGAGTACGTTACGGACAAACGAGCTGCCGGCAGATCCAGACTTCCTGCTGGACCGCAAGGAGTACTGGGTGGTTTACCGAGCGTTCCCCGTCCTCAGCAACGGTGACATCCTCAGTTTCATGGTCTTGCCCAATGGAGAGGTGCACCACGGGGTGAACGGAGTCAGCCGAGGAATGCTGATGTGTGTGGACAcctcacagtctctctgggtgTTTTTTACAATCCATGGTGTAATCAACCAGCTCAAAATATTGG GCACTGTGCAGTCCAGCCCAGTGACCGTCTCTCCCTCAGGATCCCCTGGTGGCTCGCAGTATGACAGTGACTCGGACATGGCCTTCAGTGTCAACAGGTCATCGTCTGCTTCAGAGTCATCACTTG tgactgctcccagctcccccctGAGCCCTCCCATCTCTCCTGTCTTCCCCCCTCCAGAGCCATCAAGCAGCAAGAACGGGGAATGCACCGTTTGCTTTGACAGCGAGGTGGACACGGTGATCTACACCTGCGGACACATGTGCCTCTGCAACACCTGTGGTCTTAAGCTGAAGAAGCAGCTCAACGCCTGCTGCCCAATCTGCCGACGGGTCATCAAAGATGTTATTAAAATATACCGCCCTTAG